TCTCATTTCTTTCTATAGAATTATCCCCTCTACATTAAGAGCACCCCAACAGAAAATGAACTCAAGTTCCATTACACAGTGCACACCTCTCTTGATGTTGTGGATGAAAAAATCTCAGCCATGGGGAAGGCTCTTGTGGACCAGAGAGAACTCTACCTGGGTTTGCTGTACCCAACAGAAGATTACAAAGTGTATCCTACATGCCTGTCCCATGTGGGCAGGAGGATCCTTTTTCGATAGTCTTAACTCATGCTGTAGGAGCTAACAGTTTTAACGATTTACTTCAAGGTAGCAAGACCATCACTCATAATTGTGTTGCAGCCCCGCCTTTTTCAGCTGCGCTCTCTCGTTCTAAAATTCTGTATCCTGTTGCATTTTGCCTGGGGTTAAGCAGTGGTCCAGTCAGCACCTAACTGTTCCAGGAGCGTCAGAGCTGCTGTTGTGCTGCTTATTCTACCAGCTAGTTAAAAAGCTTGGATTTTACTGAAGGCCTGGGATTAATATCAACAGGCACTGACATACTTTAACTGAATGTGGGcctggagaaagggggagggagagatatGCCCCCCCCTCTGTCTACTCTTAAGCCAGTTTCCCTTGGGCAAGCAAAGGTATTAAAAATGTTTCGTTTCCTACAATGGGCTGCGGATGTATTTCTTGACCAGCTGAGCAGATATGGCTATGTGACCAACTCCAAAGTAAAGTTCGTTATGGTGGTGGATTCTTCCAACACAGCACTTCGGGACAATGAAATCCGGAGTGTAAGTGGTGGTAGTCCTGGGGCAGCGTAAAGCCTTTTCGATCAGGACTTTGATGGCTAAGAGGTTCCTACATAACTGTAACACCAAACCTGTTTCCCTTTTAGATGTTCAGAAAGTTGCATAATTCCTACACAGATGTCATCTGCAACCCCTTTTATAACCCCGGGGATCAAATCCAGTCCAGGTGAGCAAGGGGGACAGGAGCACCCGCCTATCTGGCACTTCCTTGGTCTCTTGCAGCTGACAAAGTCTTCGTTGTTGGCCCTGTTGGGTTTATTCTAGGGGGATTCAGCAACATAAACCTCTGCTGATCTCATGGGCCACATCTGGCTGTGCTAAGAGCCCCAGCAGTCCTCACTATGACACACGTGTTCTATAGAAACATGCCAGCCAAATCAGGGTGCTGTCAGGCAGTGCATGGGGCACGTGATGGCCTCCATTTTGCTATGCGTGTCTGAGCCTCTGTACTGCCAAACCTTCCTGCAGAACCGAGTACATGTCTACATTGGCTGCAGAAATGCCACTTTTTGCTGAGGTTGATGATGGAGGGTCTTTCCTTGTTTCATCTAAGTTCCTGCTTCTTTAACACTGCCTATCCTCCTTTCAAGGGCCTTTGACAACATGGTGACATCCATGATGGTCCAGGTTTGTTGAAGCGCCTGCATCTTCTCATCCTTCTACCCCGGAAGATCGGCCCTTGTACAGAATTGTTTGGTGGTTGTGTTATATTCTGCTTTCTCAAGCCCTGATGTGTAAAAATAAACTTATTGGAACCCAGAATGGCAGAGTGACCAGATTCATGCTCAAGGGAGACAGCTTTTCTACATGGCAACACACTTTCAAGTTAGCCTGTAGAATTTATATATTGCGTTACCAGTTGTACTCAAGACAACAGACTTCCTTTCCGATGTGAACGGGACTCGGAAGGAAATGAATACTGCATGCCCAGAGGTTTAGGCTCTCAATGAAAATCGACAGAGCCCTGGAGTAGGCTTAGAAAGGGAAAGTGGGGCTATAAATAAATTGGAATAATCAGACAATTTATTTGCATTGCAGTAGCAGCAGTTCGTTCATTCATCCCCCAAAACACCAATGTGT
The window above is part of the Eublepharis macularius isolate TG4126 chromosome 16, MPM_Emac_v1.0, whole genome shotgun sequence genome. Proteins encoded here:
- the TRAPPC2L gene encoding trafficking protein particle complex subunit 2-like protein isoform X2, which encodes MAVCIANYPLYIKSTPTENELKFHYTVHTSLDVVDEKISAMGKALVDQRELYLGLLYPTEDYKVYGYVTNSKVKFVMVVDSSNTALRDNEIRSMFRKLHNSYTDVICNPFYNPGDQIQSRAFDNMVTSMMVQVC
- the TRAPPC2L gene encoding trafficking protein particle complex subunit 2-like protein isoform X1, giving the protein MAVCIAVIAKENYPLYIKSTPTENELKFHYTVHTSLDVVDEKISAMGKALVDQRELYLGLLYPTEDYKVYGYVTNSKVKFVMVVDSSNTALRDNEIRSMFRKLHNSYTDVICNPFYNPGDQIQSRAFDNMVTSMMVQVC